A window of Fragaria vesca subsp. vesca linkage group LG7, FraVesHawaii_1.0, whole genome shotgun sequence contains these coding sequences:
- the LOC101309979 gene encoding squamosa promoter-binding-like protein 7-like — MEMFGQTIGGRAGQNGNNANLAWDIWEMNNGGNSNSNGNNDILYMTAATAAVTIVEPPSGSTASSEASLGHALMHNDGVQAVEQHFQNFYGGDHHHHGRLHGSQYLPDPHLMCLKLGKRHYFEDAAPPLLDHHHRHVAGFPLAMKRGKNLYGAGGGGGASTSSLKVPRCQVEGCQVALVSAKEYHRRHKVCEMHSKASKVVVLGLEQRFCQQCSRFHVVSEFDESKRSCRRRLAGHNERRRKCSHDSLARGSSQEKRLMMAAAGRFPYLSSSPTGRSALSLLSSSKSSNDSWVLSPSDLSSRSRAALRELIAENRAAILARQVISSSERPNSNWEDSSNYNNHSTQDCGDYLSQSWPSSSVESHHRHQQQQMFAADQHSWDRFHESGAHLTLDLMQQPPSPAYETLLPARDSSTKAEDEECDLWKWNSFQGASAV; from the exons ATGGAAATGTTTGGGCAGACCATTGGCGGCAGAGCAGGTCAGAATGGTAATAACGCAAATCTTGCTTGGGATATATGGGAGATGAATAATGGTGGTAATAGTAATAGTAATGGCAACAACGATATATTGTACATGACGGCGGCAACGGCGGCCGTCACCATCGTCGAGCCGCCTTCCGGCTCCACCGCGAGCTCCGAAGCGAGTTTGGGTCACGCGCTGATGCACAACGACGGTGTTCAAGCAGTGGAGCAGCACTTCCAGAATTTCTACGGTGGCGATCATCATCATCACGGTCGTCTTCATGGGTCCCAATACCTTCCGGATCCGCACCTTATGTGCTTGAAGCTGGGGAAGAGGCACTACTTTGAGGACGCTGCTCCGCCTCTGCTTGATCATCATCACCGACACGTGGCGGGATTCCCTTTGGCCATGAAGAGAGGCAAGAACTTGTATGGCGCTGGTGGCGGCGGCGGGGCTTCAACTTCGTCGTTGAAGGTGCCGCGGTGTCAGGTGGAGGGGTGCCAAGTGGCGCTGGTGAGCGCAAAGGAGTACCACCGGCGGCACAAAGTGTGTGAGATGCACTCCAAGGCATCCAAGGTAGTCGTCTTAGGGTTGGAGCAGCGTTTCTGTCAGCAATGCAGCAG GTTTCACGTAGTGTCGGAGTTTGACGAATCTAAGAGGAGTTGTAGGAGGAGATTAGCTGGACATAATGAGCGAAGAAGGAAATGCTCTCATGATTCTCTAGCCAGAGGCTCTTCTCAAG AGAAAAGACTGATGATGGCTGCAGCAGGGAGGTTTCCATACCTATCGTCATCGCCGACAGGACGTAGTGCTCTCTCTCTTCTGTCATCGTCCAAAAGTAGTAATGATTCTTGGGTGCTCTCTCCGTCTGATCTCTCCTCAAGATCCCGCGCTGCACTTCGTGAACTCATTGCCGAAAACCGAGCAGCCATCTTGGCTCGCCAGGTCATATCTTCTTCAGAAAGACCAAACTCAAACTGGGAGGACTCATCAAATTATAATAACCATTCGACGCAAGACTGTGGTGACTATCTAAGCCAGTCATGGCCGTCTAGTTCTGTTGAATCCCATCACCGTCATCAGCAGCAGCAGATGTTTGCTGCTGATCAGCATAGTTGGGACAGGTTCCATGAAAGTGGTGCACATTTGACACTTGATCTAATGCAGCAGCCCCCGAGCCCGGCTTATGAGACTTTGTTGCCTGCAAGGGATAGTAGTACTAAGGCCGAAGATGAGGAGTGTGACCTTTGGAAATGGAACTCCTTCCAAGGAGCCAGTGCGGTTTAA